In the Methanobrevibacter boviskoreani JH1 genome, one interval contains:
- the ilvN gene encoding acetolactate synthase small subunit, whose amino-acid sequence MSHTISILVEHKPGVLQKVTSLFTRRGFNIESITVGSSEVENLARMVIVVNADEKGLEQVKKQLNKLIDVIKVKELAPQSSVKRELCLIKVKTKDAKARTEVMQYTDIFRGNIIDVSDHNVTIEVTGHPNKIEALIKLLKNYGIRKIARTGPTALSRGSQT is encoded by the coding sequence ATGAGTCATACAATTAGTATTTTGGTTGAACATAAACCTGGTGTTTTACAGAAAGTAACTAGCCTTTTTACAAGAAGGGGATTTAATATTGAAAGTATTACTGTAGGTTCCTCTGAGGTTGAGAATTTGGCTAGAATGGTTATTGTTGTAAACGCTGATGAGAAAGGTTTAGAACAGGTTAAAAAACAATTGAATAAATTAATAGATGTTATTAAAGTTAAGGAATTAGCACCTCAATCTTCTGTAAAAAGAGAACTTTGTTTAATCAAGGTTAAAACTAAGGATGCAAAGGCTAGAACAGAGGTTATGCAATATACCGATATTTTCAGAGGAAACATAATCGATGTTTCAGATCATAATGTTACTATTGAGGTAACTGGTCATCCAAACAAGATTGAAGCTTTAATAAAATTACTTAAAAACTATGGAATTAGAAAGATAGCTCGTACAGGTCCTACAGCATTATCCAGAGGATCTCAGACTTAA